In Apium graveolens cultivar Ventura chromosome 10, ASM990537v1, whole genome shotgun sequence, the following are encoded in one genomic region:
- the LOC141689769 gene encoding polygalacturonase At1g48100-like, protein MKVLWILFLVLNIFFIFYETSVECRFLDFFTEDPSFRKLSEISQSPSPAPEAAIAYFDSTSIPRATLDVVSFGAVGDGVTDDTQAFKTAWDAACQIESAILLVPKHYIFMIQSTIFTGPCKSGLTFQIDGTMIPPDGPDSWPKANSRRQWLVFYRINDLSLQGSGVIDGRGEKWWDLPCKPHKGVNGTTLPGPCDSPVALRFFMSSNLTVKGLKIKNSPQFHFRFDKCQDVHVDSLYIKSPALSPNTDGIHIENSINVKIYNSVVYNGDDCVSIGAGSHDVDIRNITCGPSHGISIGSLGIRNSRACVSNIAVTDSVIKYSTNGVRIKTWQGGSGSVSKVTFKNIHMDTVRNPIIIDQYYCETKGCANQTSAVYISDIVYKSIKGTYDVRSPPMHLACSNSLPCTNLTLSDVKLFPAQGQKLLQPFCWNAYGDLETLIVPPIYCLMEGNPLALLENTVNLC, encoded by the exons atgaaagttctttggATTTTATTCCTTGTACTAAAcattttcttcatcttttatgAAACTTCAGTTGAGTGCAGGTTTCTTGACTTTTTCACAGAAGACCCAAGTTTCCGAAAACTGTCTGAAATTTCACAATCACCGTCTCCTGCACCTGAGGCAGCTATAGCTTATTTTGATTCCACGTCCATTCCTCGTGCTACTCTTGATGTAGTTTCCTTTGGTGCTGTTGGAGATGGTGTGACAGACGATACACAAGCATTTAAGACGGCATGGGATGCTGCTTGCCAGATTGAATCAGCAATCCTTCTGGTTCCTAAACATTACATATTCATGATACAGTCTACTATATTTACAGGGCCTTGTAAAAGTGGCCTCACATTTCAG ATTGATGGAACTATGATTCCACCGGATGGACCGGATTCATGGCCAAAGGCTAATAGCAGAAGACAATGGCTGGTTTTCTATAGAATTAATGATTTATCATTGCAAGGTAGTGGAGTCATAGATGGGAGAGGAGAGAAATGGTGGGATCTACCTTGCAAACCACACAAA GGAGTAAATGGAACAACTCTACCTGGCCCTTGTGATAGTCCTGTT GCTTTGAGGTTCTTTATGAGCTCCAATTTGACAGTAAAAGGGCTCAAAATCAAGAACAGCCCTCAATTTCATTTCAGATTTGACAAATGCCAAGATGTTCATGTAGATTCCCTTTATATAAAATCGCCTGCATTAAGTCCCAACACCGATGGGATTCACATAGAAAATTCCATCAATGTGAAGATATACAACTCAGTGGTTTATAATGGTGATGATTGTGTGTCTATTGGAGCTGGTTCTCATGATGTAGATATAAGGAACATAACATGTGGCCCTAGCCATGGCATAAG CATTGGCAGTCTTGGAATACGCAATTCACGAGCTTGTGTATCAAACATAGCCGTTACAGATTCAGTCATCAAGTACTCGACTAACGGGGTGAGGATCAAAACATGGCAAGGTGGTTCAGGATCAGTATCTAAGGTCACCTTCAAAAACATTCACATGGACACGGTCCGAAATCCTATAATTATTGATCAATACTACTGTGAAACAAAAGGATGTGCTAACCAAACATCTGCAGTGTACATTAGTGACATAGTGTATAAAAGTATCAAGGGTACTTATGATGTGAGAAGTCCTCCAATGCATTTGGCATGCAGCAACAGTTTACCATGCACCAACCTCACACTTTCTGATGTCAAATTGTTTCCTGCTCAAGGACAAAAGTTGTTGCAACCATTTTGCTGGAATGCTTACGGAGACCTAGAGACACTTATAGTCCCACCCATTTACTGCTTGATGGAGGGAAATCCCCTGGCTTTACTTGAAAACACTGTTAATCTCTGTTGA
- the LOC141689770 gene encoding uncharacterized protein LOC141689770: MGSEGPPAVTIHVTGFKKFHGVSENPTETIVNNIQEYVKIKGLPKGVTLGSCSILETAGEGAITPLYQALQSALNRKDSDSSNSGKIIWVHFGVNSGATRFAIEHQAFNEATFRCADEMGWKPQKVPIVPADGAISRTRKTSLPVEEIAYSLAKMGFEVMTSDDAGRFVCNYVYYHSLRFAEQNGILSLFVHVPSFSTIDEETQMQFSASLLEVLGSTN, encoded by the exons ATGGGGTCAGAAGGGCCTCCAGCAGTAACAATACATGTGACAGGGTTTAAAAAATTTCATGGTGTTTCAGAGAATCCAACTGAAACGATTGTCAATAATATACAGGAGTATGTCAAAATTAAAGGTTTACCAAAGGGGGTGACCCTAGGGAGTTGTAGTATCCTCGAGACTGCTGGTGAGGGAGCAATTACTCCCTTATATCAGGCACTGCAAAGTGCTTTGAACAGAAAAGACTCAGACTCATCAAACAGTGGGAAAATCATCTGG GTTCACTTTGGTGTTAATAGTGGTGCAACAAGGTTTGCTATCGAACATCAAGCCTTTAATGAAGCTACATTTCGTTGTGCGGATGAAATGGGATGGAAGCCTCAG AAAGTTCCAATAGTTCCAGCAGACGGAGCAATTTCAAGAACGAGAAAG ACTTCTCTTCCAGTCGAAGAGATAGCGTATTCCTTGGCAAAGATGGGTTTCGAGGTCATGACCTCCGATGATGCTGGGCGGTTTGTTTGCAACTATGTTTACTATCATTCCTTGCGTTTTGCGGAGCAGAATGGAATTTTATCACTCTTTGTGCACGTTCCATCCTTCTCAACCATAGATGAGGAAACTCAAATGCAATTTTCTGCCTCCTTATTGGAGGTACTTGGCTCTACAAATTAA